The Manihot esculenta cultivar AM560-2 chromosome 1, M.esculenta_v8, whole genome shotgun sequence genome has a window encoding:
- the LOC110624238 gene encoding uncharacterized protein At4g26450, with protein MHARHRSPGNGYRSSSMGMGASRISPDSSARGHGFYNSEYRSFNNRGFGRGQGQPKSFQQPPQPPPRKGDILMEAGRLAAEYLVSKGLLPENALSGKWQNGSLRKQAGDYQDFRVQEDFAQEGRTSARSRLGSVVSDAGAGRRRYSDDFNSRNHVKGRRRGEYYHRNYSSDWGREYGRSGSWSDRNQMSLDTEGDDDSISGHYEEHQVGEDVDGKFGQSGSAPESEEATEIESGAEFKDDMGSKATSFSIGKDETDGEPSKVSDDLANLNSGNEEMDYNHSHETEKQIISEDSPIHSCAVEGDLSSKHGSDLLTFCKFVKVPTKTRSALTYRVPKVDQVPNKEEQKSSDVGPPKGSEVSVPDATLDFSTGDSLPNTTQDSKCDLEMSKVVPAHSNEYIGEIGPPFVSGQGKCMRSQSFPDRAFMRDSKQELSQGMASFGRSTSVKEVGEKRTAEDDDMNEATKKPRECFPSLVSKANDQLHLSNYSQNQDSSQAGKPSPDHPVSVAVTQDNSIHSHQFQKSVGEPSAGYTQEKQLFPSSFKICDLNLMEAADINDYHCNDPVLVYPSIPASNKEDAQVEIDLSVSNANNGKHIEVIDLENDSNSGDKAFYNSQREETTFTGTEGIPNNAQNAGDITEVPDSYDSLTISEFLTTFSNCTSVTEDINPLQNEMSLHNGEGTLGDDDSIYMSLGEIPLSFIPAWEQPTPQGYGKPF; from the exons ATGCATGCTAGGCACCGAAGTCCTGGAAATGGGTACAGGTCTAGTTCGATGGGGATGGGTGCCTCGAGGATATCCCCAGATAGCTCAGCCAGAGGCCATGGATTTTACAATTCTGAATACAGAAGCTTCAATAATCGTGGCTTTGGCCGTGGCCAGGGCCAGCCCAAATCTTTTCAACAGCCACCTCAGCCACCACCACGTAAAGGAGACATTTTGATGGAAGCGGGTAGACTTGCAGCTGAATATTTAGTTTCCAAGGGATTGTTACCTGAGAATGCACTTTCTGGTAAGTGGCAGAATGGTAGTTTAAGGAAGCAAGCTGGAGACTATCAGGATTTTAGGGTACAAGAGGACTTTGCACAGGAGGGCCGAACATCTGCCCGTTCCCGCCTAGGAAGTGTTGTTTCTGATGCTGGAGCAGGTAGGAGAAGGTATTCTGATGATTTCAATTCGAGAAATCATGTAAAAGGTAGGAGGAGAGGAGAGTATTATCATCGGAATTATAGCTCGGATTGGGGCAGGGAATACGGGAGGAGCGGGTCGTGGTCAGATAGAAATCAGATGTCTCTTGATACGGAGGGGGATGATGATTCTATTTCTGGACACTATGAAGAGCATCAAGTTGGTGAAGATGTTGATGGGAAGTTTGGTCAGAGTGGGTCGGCACCAGAGAGTGAGGAGGCAACTGAAATTGAATCAGGAGCAGAGTTCAAAGATGACATGGGTTCCAAGGCAACTTCTTTTAGCATTGGGAAAGATGAGACTGATGGGGAACCTTCTAAGGTGTCTGATGATTTGGCAAACTTGAATTCTGGGAATGAGGAGATGGACTACAATCATAGTCATGAAACCGAGAAACAAATTATTTCTGAGGACTCACCTATCCACTCCTGTGCAGTGGAGGGTGATCTCTCTAGCAAGCATGGATCTGATTTACTAACATTCTGCAAATTTGTGAAGGTCCCAACTAAAACACGGTCTGCATTGACGTACAGGGTCCCCAAGGTTGACCAAGTTCCCAACAAGGAAGAGCAAAAATCATCTGATGTTGGGCCTCCCAAAGGATCTGAAGTCTCAGTTCCAGATGCCACTCTTGATTTCTCCACCGGTGATTCACTACCAAATACAACGCAGGATTCAAAATGTGATCTTGAAATGTCTAAAGTAGTGCCTGCACATTCTAATGAATATATTGGAGAAATAGGCCCCCCATTTGTTTCTGGGCAGGGTAAATGCATGAGGTCTCAATCCTTTCCAGATAGGGCTTTTATGCGTGACAGCAAGCAAGAATTAAGTCAGGGGATGGCAAGCTTTGGAAGGTCCACATCAGTTAAGGAGGTAGGTGAGAAACGAACTGCTGAAGATGATGATATGAATGAGGCAACCAAGAAGCCTAGAGAATGTTTTCCATCATTGGTTAGTAAAGCCAATGACCAGCTTCATCTCTCTAATTATAGTCAAAATCAAGATAGCTCACAAGCAGGGAAACCTTCACCTGATCATCCAGTGAGTGTTGCTGTCACTCAAGACAACTCAATTCATAGTCATCAATTTCAAAAGTCAGTTGGTGAACCAAGTGCAGGGTACACGCAAGAGAAACAACTTTTTCCAAGTTCGTTTAAGATCTGTGACCTCAATTTAATGGAAGCTGCTGATATAAATGATTACCATTGTAATGACCCAGTTCTTGTGTACCCGTCTATTCCAGCAAGCAATAAAGAAGATGCACAGGTTGAAATTGATTTGTCAGTAAGCAATGCAAATAATGGCAAACATATTGAAGTCATTGATTTGGAGAATGATTCCAACTCAGGAGATAAGGCTTTTTATAATTCACAGCGAGA GGAAACAACGTTTACTGGCACAGAGGGGATTCCGAATAATGCACAGAATGCTGGAGATATAACTGAGGTTCCAGATAGCTATGATAGTCTTACAATTTCAGAGTTCCTTACCACTTTTTCAAACTGTACTTCTGTAACAGAGGACATCAATCCACTGCAGAATGAGATGAGTCTTCATAATGGAGAG GGCACTCTCGGTGATGATGACTCAATTTACATGTCTCTGGGAGAAATACCATTGA
- the LOC122721722 gene encoding endoglucanase-like — translation MVRIKMKATGGPFMWKKLGLPKPIPSDSDDETWDTTPPATTSTDTPPATETATGRTDSPAVQTYHGQKRPRTQSPPPPPRSEPEPETTIDTHPAGHEEGDATTDMPSDVPTDAPTDLPSDTPSDLPSC, via the exons ATGGTAAGAATTAAGAtgaaggccaccggcggaccgttcatgtggaagaaactagGGCTGCCGAAACCCATCCCCTCTGACAGTGACGATGAAACGTGGGACACCACTCCACCGGCCACCACCAGCACCGACACGCCACCGGCTACTGAAACAGCAACAGGACGCACCGACTCACCGGCCGTCCAGACATATCACGgccagaaacggccaagaactcAGTCGCCACCTCCACCGCCGAGATCAGAGCCAGAACCAGAAACCACCATTGACACACATCCCGCAGGTCATGAGGAAGGCGATGCAACCACTGATATGCCCAGCGATGTGCCCACTGATGCGCCCACGGACTTGCCAAGTGATACACCTAGtgatctgccca gttGCTAA
- the LOC122721723 gene encoding zinc finger BED domain-containing protein RICESLEEPER 3-like, protein MESQNNQMLQNSTSDSNQTSTDASTEITTSSKAKRKPVKPRFVVWDHFTKFINSEGELKGKCNYCKKKFFCDPKRNKTTALRNHLNSCKKHPHSIETRQAQLSLQKNASDNDVNDLGTLTTWRYDENTIRKALVHMIIIDELPFRFVEGEGFRSLMRAICPRFRIPSRWTISRDCYDLFIEERSKLSHKGEAVGRAIETCLQEWGLDKVFTITVDNASSNDEAISYLKKKLANWGVSVTNSTYLHMRCMAHIINLVVQDGLKDVNDSMMKMDSTYLMLNTAQKYEKAFERYELQDPMFKIDMGENDIPDYYDWTQVRKMADMLAHFYELTWRISALGMSHQTYFSVSYKKQKLEESGGFDTKTELEVYLSEAIQEENGDFEIMKWWKINSERFSILEKMARDILVWP, encoded by the exons ATGGAGTCACAAAATAATCAGATGCTTCAAAATAGTACTAGTGATTCGAATCAAACTAGTACTGACGCTTCAACAGAAATAACCACATCATCAAAAGCAAAGAGAAAACCAGTAAAGCCAAGGTTTGTAGTTTGGGATCACTTCACAAAATTCATCAATAGTGAAGGTGAATTAAAAGGTAAGTGTAATTATtgtaaaaagaaatttttttgtgATCCAAAGAGAAACAAAACCACTGCACTTAGGAATCACCTTAATTCATGCAAAAAGCACCCACATTCCATTGAGACTAGACAAGCACAATTATCATTGCAAAAAAATGCAAGTGACAATGATGTGAATGATTTAGGCACTCTTACTACTTGGAGGTACGATGAAAATACAATTAGGAAGGCCCTTGTCCATATGATAATCATTGATGAATTGCCTTTTAGATTTGTAGAAGGAGAAGGTTTTAGAAGCTTAATGAGAGCAATTTGTCCAAGGTTTAGGATTCCCTCTCGTTGGACAATTTCACGTGATTGTTATGATTTGTTTATTGAGGAGAGATCAAAATTGAG TCATAAAGGTGAAGCAGTAGGTAGAGCAATTGAGACTTGCTTGCAAGAGTGGGGGTTAGATAAAGTGTTCACTATTACAGTAGATAATGCTAGTTCTAATGATGAGGCCATATCTTATTTGAAAAAGAAGCTTGCTAATTGGGGTGTTAGTGTTACTAACTCTACTTACTTACATATGAGATGTATGGCACATATCATCAATTTAGTTGTCCAGGATGGTTTAAAagatgtgaatgattcaatgATGAAA ATGGATTCAACGTACTTGATGTTGAATACAGCTCAAAAATATGAAAAGGCATTTGAGAGGTACGAGTTACAAGATCCTATGTTTAAGATTGATATGGGAGAGAATGACATACCTGACTATTATGATTGGACACAAGTTAGGAAGATGGCAGATATGTTGGCTCATTTTTATGAGCTCACTTGGCGTATCTCGGCTCTAGGTATGTCACATCAAACCTATTTTTCAGTGAG CTACAAGAAGCAGAAGTTGGAGGAATCTGGTGGATTTGATACAAAAACAGAGTTAGAAGTGTATCTAAGTGAGGCAATTCAAGAGGAAAATGGGGATTTTGAGATCATGAAATGGTGGAAAATAAATTCTGAAAGGttttctattttagaaaaaatggCTAGAGATATATTG gtctggccgtaa